The DNA region CCTCAGCGATCTTTATGCCTCCACTCCCTATCACTAAGATCGATGAGAGGGTTTCTCTAGGCAACTATGCCTTTATACATCAATGCTAAGTAGCTTATAAGAAATAGCTAAAAGAATCATTTTAGATCCCAAGATCTGTGGGAAACATATTGATTATCCAGCATAGAGATGAGAATATAGTTAAATAAAAATTTCCGAGGATCATATATATTTTTGGTATCTATAGTCTGAAAACCCACTTCTCAAGCCTATATGCTGAGTCCCAGAAGAGGTACTCGTATATAGAGCTTATTCTAAAACTCCTCACCACATCTGCCCACAGATCCTCCCCAACCCTAGATAAGATCTTATCAGCTGCGTTGAGAACCATTCTAACTATGTTCTCATATGTTGCTGAGGAATATGTGTCTATCCATCTCCTATAAAGAGGATTCGGAGATCCCTTTTTCTCCAAGTGCTTACCAACCTCAAGGTAGATCCAGTAGCAGGGGAGAACAGCTGCTATAGCCTCCTCATAGCTCTCCTCAGCCACTGTTCTTAACAGGTGGCTTGTATATGCGTAATTAACAGGTGAGGGAGGGATCCTCATGATCTCCTCCTCGCTTAATCCCCACTCAGCTAGGAATGATCTGTGAAGGCTTTTCTCAACCTCTATAGCTGTTTTAGCATGCTCCGAGAACATCGAGATCAGATTCTCATCCCGAGATCTGGATGCGAGTCTAGATAAAGCTCTTGAGAAATCCCTCAGATATAGGGAATCCTGGATTACATAGTATTTAAAGGCCTCAACACTTAGATCCCCAGTAGTTAAACCCCTTATAAACGGGTGATTCAGAATAGCGCTAAACACATCCTCTATAGAACTCCATAACCTCTGTGTTGGGGTAGACATAGAAATCCCAAGGAA from Sulfolobales archaeon includes:
- the tenA gene encoding thiaminase II codes for the protein MSTPTQRLWSSIEDVFSAILNHPFIRGLTTGDLSVEAFKYYVIQDSLYLRDFSRALSRLASRSRDENLISMFSEHAKTAIEVEKSLHRSFLAEWGLSEEEIMRIPPSPVNYAYTSHLLRTVAEESYEEAIAAVLPCYWIYLEVGKHLEKKGSPNPLYRRWIDTYSSATYENIVRMVLNAADKILSRVGEDLWADVVRSFRISSIYEYLFWDSAYRLEKWVFRL